One part of the Prochlorococcus marinus str. MIT 9313 genome encodes these proteins:
- a CDS encoding RibD family protein, translated as MQKQFWLRLVLAISLDGRLAPAIGGPAQLGGVGDRRVLEEALAWADGALLGAGTLRAHRSTCLIHDQDLLNQRKSAGHSAQPTAVVVSRQQWYAAELPFFQQPLERWLLSPHLAKAKGSKDPLLPVGYERQVLFEQDWPQALNRLAELGLFRLVLLGGAQLAASLLQADVVDELQLTLTPKLLGGMHAWVPFQGGDLPDDLGDAEAWHLQTVEPLTNNELLLRYERKRVEGSRADRPI; from the coding sequence TTGCAAAAGCAGTTTTGGCTTCGTCTTGTCCTAGCGATCAGCTTGGATGGCCGGCTGGCACCTGCGATTGGTGGGCCGGCCCAATTGGGTGGAGTTGGTGATCGACGGGTTTTAGAAGAGGCTTTGGCTTGGGCTGATGGGGCCTTGCTCGGTGCCGGAACGTTGCGTGCCCATCGCAGTACTTGTCTGATTCATGATCAGGACTTGCTGAACCAGCGCAAGTCTGCGGGGCATAGTGCGCAGCCCACAGCGGTGGTTGTGAGTCGTCAGCAGTGGTATGCAGCAGAGTTGCCTTTCTTTCAACAGCCGCTTGAGCGTTGGCTGTTGAGCCCTCATTTAGCTAAAGCAAAGGGATCGAAAGATCCTTTGCTTCCTGTTGGTTACGAGCGTCAGGTGTTGTTTGAGCAAGATTGGCCTCAGGCACTCAATCGATTGGCTGAGCTTGGGCTGTTTAGACTTGTTTTGTTGGGTGGAGCTCAGCTGGCCGCATCGCTATTGCAGGCTGATGTTGTCGATGAGTTGCAACTCACCCTCACACCAAAATTGCTTGGTGGCATGCATGCATGGGTTCCCTTTCAGGGCGGTGATTTGCCAGATGATCTTGGCGACGCTGAGGCTTGGCATTTGCAAACCGTTGAGCCCTTAACTAACAATGAATTACTACTGCGTTACGAGCGCAAGCGCGTTGAAGGTTCCCGAGCGGACCGGCCTATTTAA
- a CDS encoding peptidogalycan biosysnthesis protein, with the protein MAPLDLKGQRYGAFVFDQPFVRLVGDLVLGYDPKLLGMSPVSSMQGYRF; encoded by the coding sequence GTGGCCCCTCTTGATCTCAAGGGGCAGCGCTATGGCGCATTTGTTTTTGATCAGCCCTTTGTTCGTTTAGTAGGTGATCTTGTTTTGGGGTATGACCCCAAACTGCTGGGGATGAGTCCTGTGAGCTCTATGCAGGGCTATCGCTTCTAG
- a CDS encoding GNAT family N-acetyltransferase, whose product MHHWESLVGEQAIPFFRWRWLAALEDSSSISAKHGWQPLHLALWRDDMPVAVAPLYLKGHSYGEFVFDQAFARLAGDLGLGYYPKLLGMSPVSPVQGYRFYVAPGENEAELTVLMLETIDAFARRNQILSCNFLYVDPHWRPLAEAAGCATWLNQQSLWSADGQSDFSAYLNSFNANQRRNIKRERKAVQQAGLTVSALTGVELDVQLLRCMHGFYEQHCARWGPWGSKYLSEAFFEALADSSLRDQVVLFSAHRVSPREPVAMSLCIQDGQMLWGRYWGSKEEIDCLHFEVCYYAPIAWALENGLENFDPGAGGQHKRRRGFVAKPHASLHRWYEPRMDALIRGWLRKVNPLMLEEIESANADLPFRVEPAPQLIVE is encoded by the coding sequence TTGCATCACTGGGAAAGCCTGGTTGGTGAGCAGGCGATTCCTTTCTTTCGCTGGCGGTGGCTTGCTGCTCTTGAAGACTCAAGCAGTATTTCCGCCAAACATGGTTGGCAGCCACTGCACTTAGCCCTGTGGCGAGACGACATGCCTGTAGCGGTTGCCCCTCTTTATCTCAAGGGGCATAGCTATGGCGAATTTGTTTTTGATCAGGCCTTTGCTCGCCTGGCAGGTGATCTTGGTTTGGGGTATTACCCAAAACTGCTGGGGATGAGTCCTGTGAGCCCTGTGCAGGGCTATCGCTTCTATGTGGCGCCAGGGGAGAACGAGGCAGAGTTGACAGTTTTGATGCTGGAAACCATCGATGCTTTTGCGCGTCGCAACCAGATTCTCAGCTGTAACTTTCTTTATGTTGATCCGCATTGGCGGCCTTTGGCGGAAGCTGCGGGCTGTGCCACTTGGTTGAACCAGCAGAGCCTTTGGTCGGCAGATGGGCAGTCTGATTTCTCTGCCTATCTCAATAGCTTCAATGCCAATCAGCGACGCAATATCAAGCGTGAACGCAAGGCTGTCCAGCAGGCGGGGCTCACTGTTTCAGCGTTGACAGGAGTAGAACTTGATGTGCAGCTGTTGAGGTGCATGCATGGCTTTTATGAGCAGCATTGCGCTCGTTGGGGACCTTGGGGAAGCAAGTATCTCTCTGAAGCGTTTTTTGAGGCCTTGGCAGATTCGTCGCTCAGAGATCAGGTGGTGTTGTTTAGTGCCCATCGTGTGAGTCCTAGAGAGCCTGTAGCGATGTCTCTTTGTATACAGGATGGACAAATGTTGTGGGGGCGTTATTGGGGTAGCAAGGAGGAGATCGATTGCCTTCATTTCGAGGTTTGTTATTACGCGCCGATTGCCTGGGCGTTGGAAAATGGTTTAGAGAATTTTGATCCTGGCGCAGGCGGTCAACACAAGCGCCGTAGGGGCTTTGTGGCGAAGCCCCATGCCAGCTTGCATCGTTGGTATGAACCGCGTATGGATGCTTTGATCCGTGGCTGGCTGAGGAAGGTCAACCCTCTAATGCTCGAGGAGATTGAGTCGGCGAATGCTGATTTGCCGTTTCGGGTTGAGCCTGCCCCTCAGTTAATTGTGGAATAA
- a CDS encoding DUF4346 domain-containing protein, translating into MSDALSSIDDQLSQRFIALDPSGYFLIQVDASAAELVVEHYLNDVDELGRATDPVTGEVLACRGGIRSPATVYRGRTAKQLGIQLTEGQGPYPLSKLDHALYLGRELQRAESCLLSGTPYVQD; encoded by the coding sequence ATGTCTGATGCCCTCAGTTCCATAGATGATCAGCTTTCGCAGCGTTTTATTGCGCTTGATCCAAGTGGCTATTTCTTGATTCAGGTGGATGCTTCAGCTGCAGAACTGGTCGTGGAGCATTATCTGAACGATGTTGATGAACTGGGCCGAGCTACCGATCCTGTGACTGGTGAGGTTCTTGCTTGTCGGGGAGGCATACGATCCCCTGCAACTGTCTACAGGGGAAGAACTGCCAAACAGCTAGGGATTCAGCTCACAGAAGGGCAGGGGCCATATCCCTTGAGCAAGCTTGACCATGCTCTTTATCTGGGCAGGGAACTTCAGCGCGCTGAGAGCTGTCTTCTCAGCGGGACGCCATATGTTCAAGATTGA
- a CDS encoding B12-binding domain-containing radical SAM protein: protein MRTLFIYPKFPKTFWSYEKILELVNRKVLLPPLGLVTVAALLPQEWEMKLVDRNVRELSEAEWQWAELVVISGMIVQKDDMQRQIAEAKRRGLTVAVGGPFASSTPEAPEIDLADFKVLDEGEITLPMFVEAIQRGDTSGRFSAEGDKPDVTSTPIPRFDLLELDAYDSMSVQFSRGCPFNCEFCDIIVLYGRKPRTKTPEQLIAELQSIYDLGWRRSIFLVDDNFIGNKRNAKLLLPAIRQWQEEKGYPFSFATEASVDLADDDEMMRMMHEARFESVFLGIETPDEASLETARKIQNTRHPLDEAVDKITANGIRVMAGFIIGFDGEKDGAGARIVDFVTRTGIPAAMMGMLQALPNTALWNRLEKEGRLIEDKDAAKGVNQTNLLNFQPTRPIRDIANEYVEAFCALYEPNAYMDRVYSYYLKMGAPRWQGTATLPSWIDLRALAIVVWRQGIKRNTRSRFWRYMLGMARNNPAMLEQFLVVLAHNEHFMEYRSVVQREIREQLESLPPEEPCPKKTLQPV, encoded by the coding sequence ATGCGCACTCTCTTTATCTACCCTAAGTTCCCCAAAACATTCTGGAGCTACGAGAAGATCCTCGAGCTGGTGAACCGCAAGGTGCTGCTTCCACCTCTCGGACTAGTCACCGTGGCAGCCCTGCTGCCTCAAGAATGGGAAATGAAGCTCGTTGATCGCAACGTCCGAGAACTCAGCGAAGCCGAGTGGCAATGGGCCGAGCTTGTTGTGATCTCGGGGATGATCGTTCAAAAAGACGACATGCAGCGGCAAATCGCTGAGGCCAAAAGACGTGGGCTAACGGTTGCTGTTGGAGGTCCATTCGCCAGCTCTACGCCAGAAGCTCCCGAAATCGATCTAGCAGATTTCAAGGTACTGGATGAAGGAGAGATCACCCTGCCAATGTTTGTAGAGGCCATTCAACGCGGTGACACCAGCGGCCGATTCAGTGCTGAAGGGGACAAGCCGGATGTGACCTCAACTCCCATCCCTCGCTTCGACCTTCTCGAGCTGGATGCGTACGACTCCATGTCCGTTCAGTTTTCAAGGGGTTGTCCATTCAATTGCGAGTTCTGCGACATCATCGTGCTATATGGGCGCAAACCACGTACGAAAACACCAGAGCAATTAATTGCCGAGCTTCAGTCGATTTACGACTTGGGCTGGCGACGCTCGATCTTTCTTGTGGATGACAACTTCATCGGCAATAAACGCAATGCCAAGTTGTTGCTACCAGCCATTCGACAATGGCAGGAAGAAAAAGGCTATCCCTTTAGTTTCGCTACTGAAGCTTCTGTAGATCTCGCCGATGACGATGAGATGATGCGAATGATGCACGAAGCGCGTTTCGAAAGTGTTTTCTTGGGGATTGAAACACCTGATGAGGCCAGTCTAGAAACAGCTAGAAAGATTCAAAACACACGCCATCCTCTCGATGAAGCTGTCGACAAAATCACCGCAAATGGGATCCGAGTGATGGCAGGCTTCATCATCGGATTTGATGGTGAAAAAGATGGGGCAGGAGCTCGGATTGTTGATTTCGTAACCCGCACTGGCATCCCCGCCGCAATGATGGGAATGCTCCAGGCCTTGCCAAACACAGCCCTATGGAATCGATTAGAGAAAGAGGGTCGCCTGATTGAGGACAAGGATGCTGCCAAAGGAGTCAATCAAACCAATCTGCTGAACTTCCAGCCCACCAGACCCATCCGAGATATCGCCAACGAATACGTCGAGGCCTTCTGTGCTCTTTATGAGCCCAACGCCTATATGGATCGCGTCTACTCCTACTACCTAAAAATGGGAGCTCCTCGTTGGCAAGGAACGGCAACATTACCCAGCTGGATCGATCTTCGCGCTCTAGCCATTGTCGTCTGGAGACAAGGCATCAAACGCAACACCCGCAGCCGTTTCTGGCGCTACATGCTGGGCATGGCACGAAACAATCCAGCCATGCTTGAACAGTTCTTAGTTGTATTGGCCCACAACGAACATTTCATGGAATACCGATCCGTTGTGCAGCGAGAGATTCGCGAACAACTTGAATCACTTCCACCAGAGGAGCCCTGCCCAAAAAAAACTTTGCAACCTGTCTGA
- a CDS encoding cytochrome b6-f complex subunit PetL, translating into MGVVFYLVFVAVGLVAAFALTKVLKGIKLI; encoded by the coding sequence ATGGGCGTCGTTTTTTATTTGGTGTTCGTCGCAGTTGGCCTGGTGGCGGCATTCGCACTAACCAAGGTTCTTAAAGGCATCAAGCTGATCTGA
- a CDS encoding MFS transporter translates to MSPFPCLRAHQRNIFLTASGISTAGSFAGMTAKGWILMDGTNSPMLLAAHFAALSLPTLLVSGAAGTCTDRFGCERVLVQAQWGLLAAALLGALAIPLMTGTALVTMLLTSTLLVGIASAYELTARNKYCALLIDEPNQLAPYLSSFAVVFNVGKLLGPPIGGWLLVITGPAAALSIDAASYLLPIASLLWLLDPNRSQEQRSVPGKQSTMLYAWHNSSSSLRHVLGFTATLCLVGFFHPGLAPLIADQVLGSDPRDLGVFTSVLAAGSIAGGVVLQRNSQQFCRRPFLTLSGFALITAIAQLGMAQTENTPLAFSLTMTLLIGAGTAGLLSSCNMITQVGSPQVLRGRMAGLSQIAFLGGGGLSGLLAAQMVISTGISTTFATAGGIGLGLALWGFWQKGRTVLEEVRSA, encoded by the coding sequence GTGAGTCCATTCCCCTGTTTGCGAGCCCATCAACGCAACATCTTTCTGACAGCCTCTGGCATCAGTACTGCAGGCTCGTTCGCTGGAATGACTGCAAAAGGCTGGATCCTCATGGACGGCACCAACAGTCCAATGTTGCTTGCCGCCCACTTCGCCGCCCTTTCCCTGCCAACTCTGCTGGTCAGTGGAGCAGCAGGTACCTGCACAGACCGATTCGGCTGTGAACGGGTTCTAGTGCAAGCCCAGTGGGGCCTTTTAGCAGCTGCGTTACTGGGAGCACTGGCCATTCCTCTGATGACAGGAACCGCGCTCGTGACAATGCTATTAACCAGCACGTTGCTTGTCGGGATCGCGAGTGCTTACGAACTCACTGCCCGCAATAAATACTGCGCCCTATTGATAGACGAGCCCAATCAACTGGCCCCCTATCTCTCTAGTTTTGCGGTTGTGTTCAACGTAGGCAAACTCCTTGGGCCTCCCATAGGAGGATGGTTACTGGTCATCACAGGACCTGCGGCTGCTCTCAGCATTGATGCCGCAAGTTACTTACTACCGATCGCCAGTCTCCTCTGGTTACTCGATCCAAACCGAAGCCAAGAACAACGCAGCGTTCCGGGTAAGCAATCAACAATGCTCTATGCATGGCACAACAGCAGCTCTTCGCTTCGACATGTGCTGGGCTTCACCGCAACACTCTGCTTGGTAGGTTTTTTCCACCCTGGTCTAGCCCCTCTAATCGCCGACCAGGTATTGGGTTCAGATCCAAGAGATCTTGGCGTGTTCACCAGCGTGCTTGCAGCAGGGAGCATTGCTGGGGGGGTGGTCCTACAACGCAATAGCCAACAATTCTGTAGACGCCCATTTCTCACGCTGAGTGGGTTCGCTCTCATCACTGCCATCGCCCAATTGGGAATGGCTCAAACTGAAAACACGCCACTAGCATTCAGCCTCACAATGACCCTGCTGATTGGAGCTGGTACTGCAGGCCTATTGAGCAGCTGCAACATGATCACCCAAGTGGGGTCCCCTCAGGTCTTGCGTGGGCGCATGGCAGGGCTAAGTCAAATCGCCTTCCTTGGGGGAGGAGGGCTAAGTGGCCTTCTTGCCGCTCAGATGGTGATTTCAACGGGCATATCCACGACCTTCGCCACCGCAGGTGGAATCGGACTTGGCCTAGCCCTCTGGGGGTTCTGGCAAAAAGGCAGAACCGTACTAGAGGAGGTCAGATCAGCTTGA
- the rimO gene encoding 30S ribosomal protein S12 methylthiotransferase RimO: protein MTKPALRSDIPMKPTVHKQEKPSVAFAHLGCEKNRVDTEHMLGLLTEAGYSVSSDENDAAVVVVNTCSFIQDAREESVRTLIGLAEQGKELIIAGCLAQHFQEELLESIPEAKAIVGTGDYQHIVDVLKRVEAGERVNHVSEFPTFVGDETLPRQRTTDQAVAYLKVAEGCDYRCAFCIIPKLRGDQRSRPVESIVTEAHQLAEQGVQELILISQITTNYGLDLYGKPKFAELLQALGEVDIPWVRVHYAYPTGLTPEVLAAYREVPNVLRYLDLPLQHSHPEVLRAMNRPWQTDVNERLLDRIREQLPDAVLRTTLIVGFPGETEDHFNHLAAFIERQRFDHVGVFTFSPEDGTAAADLPDRVDPSIAAARKDRLMALQQPISAERNQRWVGRTIDVLIEQHNPETGAMIGRCDRFAPEVDGEVLVLPSEKGLQASPGTMVPVFITGSDVYDLTGQLVDTNAMAVTAQTSQ from the coding sequence ATGACCAAGCCTGCGTTGCGATCCGACATACCAATGAAGCCCACAGTCCACAAACAAGAAAAACCATCGGTGGCCTTTGCCCATTTGGGCTGTGAGAAAAATCGCGTTGACACCGAACACATGCTGGGACTGCTTACAGAAGCGGGCTATAGCGTCAGCAGCGATGAAAACGATGCCGCCGTCGTGGTGGTCAACACCTGCAGCTTCATCCAGGACGCGCGGGAGGAATCGGTGCGGACGTTGATTGGTCTAGCAGAACAGGGCAAGGAACTGATCATCGCCGGATGCCTTGCCCAGCATTTTCAAGAGGAACTGCTCGAGTCAATCCCGGAGGCAAAAGCAATCGTCGGCACCGGTGACTATCAGCACATCGTCGATGTGCTGAAGCGAGTAGAAGCGGGTGAACGGGTGAACCATGTCAGCGAATTCCCCACGTTTGTGGGCGATGAGACTCTCCCCCGGCAGCGCACCACTGACCAGGCTGTGGCTTATCTGAAAGTTGCTGAGGGATGTGATTACCGCTGTGCCTTCTGCATCATCCCAAAGCTGCGTGGCGACCAGCGCAGCCGACCGGTGGAGTCGATTGTGACAGAGGCGCACCAACTGGCTGAGCAGGGGGTGCAGGAACTAATCCTGATCAGCCAAATCACCACCAACTATGGCCTTGACCTCTATGGCAAGCCCAAATTTGCAGAGCTGCTACAGGCGCTGGGGGAGGTAGACATCCCCTGGGTGAGGGTGCATTACGCCTACCCCACTGGCCTCACTCCAGAGGTGCTGGCGGCCTATCGGGAGGTGCCAAATGTGCTTCGCTATCTCGACCTTCCACTGCAACACAGCCATCCAGAGGTGCTACGGGCTATGAACCGTCCCTGGCAAACGGATGTGAACGAACGGCTCTTGGATCGGATTCGTGAGCAGCTACCAGACGCAGTCCTGCGTACCACGCTCATCGTCGGCTTCCCAGGGGAAACTGAAGATCACTTCAATCACCTCGCCGCCTTCATCGAACGGCAGCGTTTTGATCACGTTGGCGTGTTCACCTTTTCTCCAGAAGATGGAACCGCCGCAGCCGATCTACCTGACAGGGTAGACCCGTCAATCGCCGCAGCCCGCAAGGATCGATTGATGGCGCTTCAGCAACCCATCTCAGCGGAAAGGAACCAAAGATGGGTTGGACGCACCATCGATGTGCTGATCGAGCAGCACAACCCCGAAACCGGAGCGATGATTGGCCGCTGCGATCGTTTCGCTCCGGAGGTCGATGGCGAGGTGTTGGTACTGCCTAGTGAGAAAGGTCTGCAGGCCAGTCCAGGAACGATGGTTCCTGTCTTCATTACCGGCTCTGATGTCTATGACCTCACCGGCCAGCTGGTAGACACCAACGCCATGGCGGTCACAGCCCAGACGTCTCAGTGA
- a CDS encoding vitamin K epoxide reductase family protein, translated as MGSSRLTSRRRQDQGLKWPRIAMAVLATVGLIDTGSITLHRWGWIGSLSCPGGNEGCDKVLNSAWGTLFQGDGVSIPLSLLGFLAYFVILVMAVLPLLPGLSENRADLSRRTWWGLFAISCGMAVFSLILIGLMVFKIDAFCFFCVLSAALSICLLVLSLIGGGWDDPGKVVFRGVLLALAVLLGGLIWSSVVDPSRPGVGVGGAGVPPVVKTTSTPSALALAEHLKETGAVFYSAYWCPHCHEQKEMFGEEGAAQLQVVECALDGQNSQRDLCERKGIDAFPTWEINGELESGVKPLNKLADLSGYQGARQF; from the coding sequence ATGGGTTCGTCTCGCCTCACCAGCCGCCGCCGTCAGGATCAGGGGTTGAAGTGGCCTCGGATTGCGATGGCGGTGCTTGCCACCGTTGGGTTGATCGATACAGGGTCAATCACTCTGCATCGCTGGGGATGGATTGGATCTCTCTCTTGTCCTGGGGGGAATGAAGGTTGCGACAAAGTTCTCAACAGCGCCTGGGGAACGCTGTTTCAGGGAGATGGCGTATCGATTCCACTTTCATTGCTGGGCTTTTTGGCCTATTTCGTCATTTTGGTGATGGCTGTGCTGCCCTTGCTGCCAGGGCTTTCAGAGAACCGAGCAGACCTGTCCCGCCGCACATGGTGGGGGTTGTTTGCCATCTCTTGCGGTATGGCTGTGTTCAGCCTGATTTTGATCGGGTTGATGGTGTTCAAGATCGATGCGTTTTGTTTCTTCTGCGTTCTTTCTGCTGCCCTATCAATCTGCCTGTTGGTCTTGTCGTTAATTGGAGGCGGTTGGGATGATCCTGGAAAGGTGGTTTTTCGGGGTGTTCTGCTTGCCTTGGCAGTGTTGCTCGGAGGTTTGATTTGGTCTTCGGTTGTTGATCCGAGCCGTCCTGGCGTTGGTGTAGGGGGGGCAGGTGTCCCTCCAGTTGTGAAGACGACGAGTACTCCATCTGCGCTGGCTTTGGCTGAACATCTCAAAGAGACTGGTGCAGTGTTCTATAGCGCTTATTGGTGTCCTCATTGCCACGAGCAGAAGGAGATGTTTGGTGAAGAGGGCGCCGCGCAACTGCAGGTCGTTGAGTGTGCGTTAGATGGTCAGAACAGTCAAAGAGATCTTTGTGAACGCAAAGGGATTGATGCTTTCCCTACCTGGGAAATTAACGGGGAGCTCGAATCCGGAGTGAAACCGCTCAATAAGCTGGCTGATCTGAGTGGCTATCAGGGCGCGAGGCAGTTCTGA
- the nadB gene encoding L-aspartate oxidase: MSISNPSTPIPNGPWDVVVIGAGAAGLMTCLELPAQLKVLLLNRNTSRHSSSRWAQGGIAAVTRPKDSAESHAEDTLKAGAGLCDADAVRQLVEEAPHCVQRLQKLGMAFDREGDALATTLEAAHSHRRVLHVQDQTGRALVEALQEQVERRPNLLHRRGVRATQLWIEHNRCYGVQVLDGTLLHWLSARAVVLATGGGGHLFANTTNPAQACGEGLALAWQAGATIEDLEFVQFHPTALKLEGAPCFLISEAVRGEGAVLVDGQGQSPVKELSAGDLAPRDQVSRSLIQTMHHQGVQHLGLDLTPIPSGQAEVRFPTILERCRELGLDPLNQPIPVAPAAHYWMGGIATNLQAATNLPGLYAIGEVACTGVHGANRLAGNSLMECMVFARQMATIDLGSLPRLGVHQRDSSPEPCCQQLHGTATAESLTRAIADLRELCWRTAGVDRSAKGMKQSLASIRKDLQHIGEQPLLKLVSHQPQDICHHLDDTARRDLNLLLDLNHRQLTSSLMLEACLFRRESRGGHFRTDAPAEMPQWQRHSRQKRGEDLSTRPVRS; this comes from the coding sequence ATGAGTATCTCTAACCCATCCACGCCCATTCCTAACGGTCCCTGGGATGTCGTGGTGATCGGCGCAGGGGCAGCAGGGCTGATGACCTGCCTTGAGCTGCCTGCTCAGCTGAAGGTGCTTTTGCTGAACCGCAACACCAGCCGCCACTCCTCCAGCCGCTGGGCTCAAGGTGGCATCGCCGCAGTAACAAGACCTAAAGACAGCGCCGAGAGCCATGCAGAAGACACTCTCAAAGCAGGCGCAGGACTCTGTGATGCTGATGCTGTCAGACAACTTGTAGAAGAAGCTCCCCACTGCGTTCAACGTCTCCAGAAGCTTGGGATGGCCTTTGACCGCGAAGGTGATGCGCTAGCCACCACCTTGGAGGCAGCCCATAGCCATCGAAGAGTGCTGCATGTGCAGGACCAAACTGGCCGCGCCTTGGTTGAAGCACTGCAAGAGCAAGTGGAACGGCGCCCCAACCTCTTGCACCGGCGAGGGGTACGCGCCACCCAGCTTTGGATTGAGCACAATCGCTGCTACGGGGTACAAGTGCTCGACGGAACGCTGCTCCATTGGCTTTCGGCCAGAGCGGTAGTCCTGGCAACTGGTGGCGGTGGTCATTTGTTCGCAAACACCACCAATCCGGCTCAGGCCTGCGGAGAAGGCTTAGCCCTTGCCTGGCAAGCAGGCGCCACGATCGAGGATCTTGAATTCGTGCAGTTTCATCCCACAGCTCTGAAACTGGAAGGAGCTCCATGCTTTCTGATTTCAGAAGCAGTCAGAGGCGAAGGTGCCGTACTGGTTGATGGCCAAGGGCAAAGTCCTGTAAAGGAATTGAGCGCTGGTGATCTTGCTCCCCGCGACCAAGTAAGCCGGTCCCTCATCCAAACCATGCATCACCAAGGGGTCCAGCATCTTGGCCTAGATCTCACACCCATCCCTTCAGGGCAGGCCGAGGTCCGTTTCCCAACCATCCTGGAACGCTGTCGGGAATTAGGTTTAGATCCACTCAACCAACCGATCCCGGTAGCCCCAGCAGCTCACTACTGGATGGGAGGAATCGCCACCAACCTTCAAGCCGCAACCAATCTTCCAGGGCTCTATGCGATTGGGGAAGTGGCCTGCACCGGAGTGCATGGAGCCAACCGACTCGCTGGCAACTCGCTGATGGAATGCATGGTATTTGCCAGACAAATGGCCACAATCGACCTGGGCTCTTTGCCTCGTCTGGGTGTTCATCAAAGAGATTCTTCCCCCGAGCCTTGCTGCCAGCAACTCCATGGCACTGCAACTGCCGAGTCTCTAACTCGCGCCATCGCAGATCTGCGAGAACTTTGCTGGCGAACGGCCGGTGTAGATCGCTCTGCCAAGGGAATGAAACAAAGCCTCGCGAGCATCCGTAAGGATCTACAGCACATTGGTGAACAGCCTTTGCTCAAGCTGGTAAGCCATCAGCCTCAAGACATTTGCCATCACCTCGATGACACAGCCAGAAGGGACCTCAACTTGCTTCTGGACCTCAACCATCGCCAGTTGACCAGCTCCTTAATGCTGGAAGCCTGTTTGTTCCGCCGCGAAAGTCGCGGCGGACATTTCAGAACTGATGCCCCTGCAGAAATGCCTCAATGGCAACGCCACTCACGGCAAAAGCGAGGAGAAGACCTCTCCACACGGCCAGTGAGGTCCTAA
- the psbU gene encoding photosystem II complex extrinsic protein PsbU has product MKRLLSLLTGVLVMTGLLMALIFPQSAYANVSDDKLGDRGEKVDLNNSSVRAFRQFPGMFPTIAGKIVVGGPYASVSDASSVLDASQKSVFDKYKDNFTVTDQEIAVNEGFDRINDGQYR; this is encoded by the coding sequence ATGAAGCGGCTGTTGTCCTTGCTTACTGGGGTTCTGGTGATGACAGGCCTGCTAATGGCCCTGATATTTCCCCAGTCCGCCTACGCCAATGTCTCTGACGACAAACTCGGAGATAGAGGCGAAAAGGTGGACCTAAACAACTCATCAGTACGAGCCTTTAGACAGTTCCCCGGCATGTTCCCAACCATCGCTGGAAAAATTGTTGTAGGCGGTCCTTATGCCAGCGTGAGTGATGCCTCATCAGTTCTTGATGCCTCACAAAAATCTGTTTTCGACAAGTACAAAGACAACTTCACTGTCACAGACCAAGAAATTGCTGTGAATGAAGGTTTCGATCGGATCAACGACGGTCAATACAGATAA